The following are from one region of the Nymphaea colorata isolate Beijing-Zhang1983 chromosome 7, ASM883128v2, whole genome shotgun sequence genome:
- the LOC116257677 gene encoding uncharacterized protein LOC116257677 isoform X4: protein MTTFITASRSSMVLARSKKSDPKGSDPVPPRITSNVKQNLQFLKLWREYNKQKSSAPKPMTSYRRKKASKEELPDDTDLYQDPTTSLYYTNQGLETAVPVLLVDGYNVCGYWPKLKKHFMSGRLDVARQKLIDELVSFSVLKEVKVVVVFDAMMSGMSTHKEHFAGVDVIFTGETCADAWIEKEVVALKEDGCPKVWVVTSDSCQQKAAHGAVKSSQKEFEQILHESS from the exons ATGACCACCTTCATCACCGCCTCTCGTTCTTCCATGGTGCTGGCAAGATCCAAGAAGTCCGATCCCAAG GGTTCTGACCCAGTTCCTCCAAGAATCACTTCCAATGTGAAACAGAATTTACAATTCCTAAAGCTATGGAGG GAGTacaataaacaaaaatcaagTGCGCCAAAGCCCATGACCAGCTACAGGAGGAAGAAAGCTTCAAAAGAAGAGCTTCCAGATGATACAGATCTATACCAAGATCCTACTACAAGTCTTTACTA TACAAACCAAGGACTGGAGACAGCAGTTCCTGTTTTGCTTGTTGATGGATATAATGTATGTGGCTACTGGCCAAAGCTTAAAAAGCATTTTATGAGTGGAAGACTTGATGTTGCTCGCCAAAAGCTTATTGATGAACTGGTCTCATTTAGTGTGCTGAAgg AGGTAAAAGTGGTTGTGGTCTTTGATGCCATGATGTCAGGCATGTCTACTCACAAGGAACACTTTGCAGG TGTTGATGTCATTTTCACAGGTGAAACATGTGCTGATGCATGGATTGAAAAGGag GTTGTAGCTCTGAAGGAGGATGGTTGCCCAAAAGTTTGGGTCGTTACTTCTGATTCCTGCCAGCAGAAAGCAGCACATGGAGCA GTAAAGTCTTCACAGAAGGAGTTTGAACAGATACTTCATGAAAGCAG CTAG
- the LOC116257677 gene encoding uncharacterized protein LOC116257677 isoform X2, whose protein sequence is MTTFITASRSSMVLARSKKSDPKGSDPVPPRITSNVKQNLQFLKLWREYNKQKSSAPKPMTSYRRKKASKEELPDDTDLYQDPTTSLYYTNQGLETAVPVLLVDGYNVCGYWPKLKKHFMSGRLDVARQKLIDELVSFSVLKEVKVVVVFDAMMSGMSTHKEHFAGVDVIFTGETCADAWIEKEVVALKEDGCPKVWVVTSDSCQQKAAHGAVKSSQKEFEQILHESRSTSFQGKLLKHNLDPLVVDALKDLKQQLSNNQSR, encoded by the exons ATGACCACCTTCATCACCGCCTCTCGTTCTTCCATGGTGCTGGCAAGATCCAAGAAGTCCGATCCCAAG GGTTCTGACCCAGTTCCTCCAAGAATCACTTCCAATGTGAAACAGAATTTACAATTCCTAAAGCTATGGAGG GAGTacaataaacaaaaatcaagTGCGCCAAAGCCCATGACCAGCTACAGGAGGAAGAAAGCTTCAAAAGAAGAGCTTCCAGATGATACAGATCTATACCAAGATCCTACTACAAGTCTTTACTA TACAAACCAAGGACTGGAGACAGCAGTTCCTGTTTTGCTTGTTGATGGATATAATGTATGTGGCTACTGGCCAAAGCTTAAAAAGCATTTTATGAGTGGAAGACTTGATGTTGCTCGCCAAAAGCTTATTGATGAACTGGTCTCATTTAGTGTGCTGAAgg AGGTAAAAGTGGTTGTGGTCTTTGATGCCATGATGTCAGGCATGTCTACTCACAAGGAACACTTTGCAGG TGTTGATGTCATTTTCACAGGTGAAACATGTGCTGATGCATGGATTGAAAAGGag GTTGTAGCTCTGAAGGAGGATGGTTGCCCAAAAGTTTGGGTCGTTACTTCTGATTCCTGCCAGCAGAAAGCAGCACATGGAGCA GTAAAGTCTTCACAGAAGGAGTTTGAACAGATACTTCATGAAAGCAG GTCTACTTCATTCCAAGGGAAACTTCTTAAACATAATCTAGATCCGCTAGTTGTTGATGCTCTAAAGGATCTTAAGCAACAGTTATCTAACAATCAATCGAGATGA
- the LOC116257677 gene encoding uncharacterized protein LOC116257677 isoform X1 produces MTTFITASRSSMVLARSKKSDPKGSDPVPPRITSNVKQNLQFLKLWREYNKQKSSAPKPMTSYRRKKASKEELPDDTDLYQDPTTSLYYTNQGLETAVPVLLVDGYNVCGYWPKLKKHFMSGRLDVARQKLIDELVSFSVLKEVKVVVVFDAMMSGMSTHKEHFAGVDVIFTGETCADAWIEKEVVALKEDGCPKVWVVTSDSCQQKAAHGAGAFVWSCKALISEVKSSQKEFEQILHESRSTSFQGKLLKHNLDPLVVDALKDLKQQLSNNQSR; encoded by the exons ATGACCACCTTCATCACCGCCTCTCGTTCTTCCATGGTGCTGGCAAGATCCAAGAAGTCCGATCCCAAG GGTTCTGACCCAGTTCCTCCAAGAATCACTTCCAATGTGAAACAGAATTTACAATTCCTAAAGCTATGGAGG GAGTacaataaacaaaaatcaagTGCGCCAAAGCCCATGACCAGCTACAGGAGGAAGAAAGCTTCAAAAGAAGAGCTTCCAGATGATACAGATCTATACCAAGATCCTACTACAAGTCTTTACTA TACAAACCAAGGACTGGAGACAGCAGTTCCTGTTTTGCTTGTTGATGGATATAATGTATGTGGCTACTGGCCAAAGCTTAAAAAGCATTTTATGAGTGGAAGACTTGATGTTGCTCGCCAAAAGCTTATTGATGAACTGGTCTCATTTAGTGTGCTGAAgg AGGTAAAAGTGGTTGTGGTCTTTGATGCCATGATGTCAGGCATGTCTACTCACAAGGAACACTTTGCAGG TGTTGATGTCATTTTCACAGGTGAAACATGTGCTGATGCATGGATTGAAAAGGag GTTGTAGCTCTGAAGGAGGATGGTTGCCCAAAAGTTTGGGTCGTTACTTCTGATTCCTGCCAGCAGAAAGCAGCACATGGAGCA GGTGCATTTGTGTGGAGTTGCAAGGCATTGATTTCAGAG GTAAAGTCTTCACAGAAGGAGTTTGAACAGATACTTCATGAAAGCAG GTCTACTTCATTCCAAGGGAAACTTCTTAAACATAATCTAGATCCGCTAGTTGTTGATGCTCTAAAGGATCTTAAGCAACAGTTATCTAACAATCAATCGAGATGA
- the LOC116257677 gene encoding uncharacterized protein LOC116257677 isoform X3, with protein MTTFITASRSSMVLARSKKSDPKGSDPVPPRITSNVKQNLQFLKLWREYNKQKSSAPKPMTSYRRKKASKEELPDDTDLYQDPTTSLYYTNQGLETAVPVLLVDGYNVCGYWPKLKKHFMSGRLDVARQKLIDELVSFSVLKEVKVVVVFDAMMSGMSTHKEHFAGVDVIFTGETCADAWIEKEVVALKEDGCPKVWVVTSDSCQQKAAHGAGAFVWSCKALISEVKSSQKEFEQILHESS; from the exons ATGACCACCTTCATCACCGCCTCTCGTTCTTCCATGGTGCTGGCAAGATCCAAGAAGTCCGATCCCAAG GGTTCTGACCCAGTTCCTCCAAGAATCACTTCCAATGTGAAACAGAATTTACAATTCCTAAAGCTATGGAGG GAGTacaataaacaaaaatcaagTGCGCCAAAGCCCATGACCAGCTACAGGAGGAAGAAAGCTTCAAAAGAAGAGCTTCCAGATGATACAGATCTATACCAAGATCCTACTACAAGTCTTTACTA TACAAACCAAGGACTGGAGACAGCAGTTCCTGTTTTGCTTGTTGATGGATATAATGTATGTGGCTACTGGCCAAAGCTTAAAAAGCATTTTATGAGTGGAAGACTTGATGTTGCTCGCCAAAAGCTTATTGATGAACTGGTCTCATTTAGTGTGCTGAAgg AGGTAAAAGTGGTTGTGGTCTTTGATGCCATGATGTCAGGCATGTCTACTCACAAGGAACACTTTGCAGG TGTTGATGTCATTTTCACAGGTGAAACATGTGCTGATGCATGGATTGAAAAGGag GTTGTAGCTCTGAAGGAGGATGGTTGCCCAAAAGTTTGGGTCGTTACTTCTGATTCCTGCCAGCAGAAAGCAGCACATGGAGCA GGTGCATTTGTGTGGAGTTGCAAGGCATTGATTTCAGAG GTAAAGTCTTCACAGAAGGAGTTTGAACAGATACTTCATGAAAGCAG CTAG